The Plasmodium malariae genome assembly, chromosome: 3 genome window below encodes:
- the PmUG01_03035400 gene encoding fam-l protein, whose translation MEKKVKLLLFFKIYSFIFLSWICYLYNYGVMHNKILPKCHTNHQKLYARNYRLLAKYKKNKASSIVCLKEGIPNGVNDEKYIYNNDKWATEKRKLSNGNLSQGAKVHKKDVINKSCIFETKKYSYIERKIFKELDYENFIKNNKTISNKVYKKIIRKKLGSLLSSPILFLFFLLSIGLILDVSANCGFIYGITKLLNLFVSGWFRTLNNMLNSSSIKWIFQPLKKVPELLKKSEKVRGTFIDAGKAEGYNYAPVFFGYLIYVIPFIILGITLILGVFYYHKKVKKYEVIKLRKR comes from the exons atggaaaaaaaagttaagttactgttattctttaaaatttatagttttatctttttaagttggatatgttatttatataattatggg GTTATGCATAACAAAATTTTGCCTAAATGCCATACAAATcatcaaaaattatatgcacgaaattatcgattattggcaaaatataaaaagaataaggCTTCAAGTATTGTATGTTTAAAAGAAGGGATACCAAATGGAGTAAAcgatgaaaaatatatatataataatgataaatgggcaacagaaaaaaggaaattatcAAATGGAAATTTATCACAAGGTGCAAAAGTCCACAAAAAAGATGTAATAAATAAGTcttgtatatttgaaacaaaaaaatattcctatatagaaagaaaaatattcaagGAACTTGATTATgagaattttattaaaaacaataagACAATCAGTAATAaagtttacaaaaaaataatacgaaaaaaattgGGATCACTACTGAGTTCACCTATcctctttttgttttttttgctatCAATAGGACTTATATTAGATGTATCCGCAAATTGTGGGTTTATATATGGGATTACTAAGttattgaatttatttgTAAGTGGATGGTTCCGTACCTTAAATAATATGCTGAATTCTTCTTCTATAAAATGGATATTCCAGCCTTTGAAAAAAGTACCAGAACTTCTAAAGAAGAGTGAGAAAGTTAGGGGAACATTTATTGATGCTGGGAAGGCAGAAGGATATAATTATGCGCCGGTTTTTTTTGGTTATCTAATCTATGTTAtaccttttattatattaggtATCACACTTATATTAGGAGttttttattaccataaaaaagttaagaaATATGAAGTAATTAAATTgaggaaaagataa
- the PmUG01_03035600 gene encoding PIR protein: MSISGDISWENILVGSSSHHIYKELNNDVEGTSYNNYCSEFNNSKDNTDNANYNLCKKIARNADRLSNYFNTIEYITQCAHYKYWTYLNIKKNLGDNTNDDKAKPITEKFLQSQNKFKDNFNAYYCQYDFKTDIVQRLNNMVEEKYLYDYFHNYDSIKTSDTCKVVTPDKYENYLKYIITLYNKRKEEDECCYGSFLIDCEDYFKCDEEFDPNQLLSTLKSNESKKCDNLIKAQKPPTSGSITHWGHSLTNITGSIYYIKCTDIPNEEITHATQEGGIRNCHVFRTSDNSHIMPLSPSLQATSVIGPFTTYGQRGISVSTKLLRDNSISRGNKEQSSQSSSLQQSHVPEDNSSDKNSPCKNPLLSRDTSGKCIEPDVRKTNTIGVKLDVFAPGKKIKIRLNPNSYMFKNKIFRGGIAFTLIMGIMFTIFLFYKFTPFGRCFHKKVSRKKRIDDYYEDPYMRQFIIRAPKSDKRRTGNRGLQFSYYTR, encoded by the exons ATGTCAATTTCAGGCGATATCTCATGG gaaaatattttagtagGATCATCTTcacatcatatatataaagaactCAATAATGATGTTGAGGGAACGAGTTACAATAATTACTGTAGTGAATTCAACAATTCAAAAGATAATACTGACAATGCAAATTATAATCTctgtaaaaaaattgcaagAAATGCAGATAGATTATCTAATTACTTTAATACAATTGAGTATATTACTCAGTGTGCACATTATAAATACTGGACATatcttaatataaaaaaaaatttaggaGATAATACAAATGATGATAAAGCCAAACCTATAACTGAAAAATTCTTGCAATctcaaaataaatttaaagataattttaatgCATATTATTGTCAATATGACTTTAAGACTGATATTGTACAAAGATTAAATAATATGGTAGaagagaaatatttatatgattattttcataattatgaCAGTATTAAAACATCTGACACATGTAAAGTTGTTACACCtgataaatatgaaaattaccttaaatatattattacattatataataagcGTAAAGAGGAGGATGAATGTTGCTATGGTTCATTCTTGATAGACTGCGaagattattttaaatgcgATGAAGAATTTGATCCTAACCAACTTCTGTCTACATTAAAGTCTAACGAAAGTAAAAAGTGCGATAACTTAATAAAAGCTCAGAAACCTCCAACATCAGGTAGTATAACGCATTGGGGCCATTCCCTAACAAATATTACAGGatcaatttattatatcaagTGCACAGATATACCAAATGAAGAAATTACACATGCAACACAAGAAGGTGGAATACGTAATTGTCATGTGTTTCGTACATCTGATAATTCTCATATTATGCCACTATCACCTTCTCTTCAAGCTACTTCTGTAATTGGTCCTTTTACAACCTATGGACAAAGAGGAATTTCTGTATCTACAAAATTACTACGTGATAATTCAATATCAAGAGGAAACAAAGAACAATCAAGCCAATCATCCTCTTTACAACAATCACATGTACCTGAAGATAACAGCAGTGATAAAAATTCGCCTTGTAAAAATCCACTATTATCAAGAGATACATCAGGGAAATGTATAGAACCAGATGTACGTAAAACTAATACTATAGGAGTAAAATTGGACGTGTTTGCtccaggaaaaaaaattaaaatcagATTAAATCCTAATTCTTATATGttcaaaaacaaaatttttcgCGGTGGAATCGCATTTACTCTGATAATGGGAATAATGTTCactattttccttttttataaa ttTACTCCTTTTGGAAGatgttttcataaaaaagtatcaaggaaaaaaagaattgacGATTATTATGAAGATCCCTATATGCGGCAGTTTATTATCCGCGCTCCAAAATCGGATAAAAGAAGAACTGGGAATAGGGGATTacaattttcttattatactAGGTGA
- the PmUG01_03035300 gene encoding fam-l protein, whose translation MNLILFIIIVAFFLLTFICQFYDDFVRKYFKNKFVLFMNFEEIIDYWKSVRRINFLKSVRLMQQLPNNGIREKNDTSYYEMGVARQMKLSNRALSKDEVNNKQSMKNKTCIFETKKYSHLEKKIFKELDYMDFLKRNRTISDKVYKKIILKKYGLRHALPLLIFVLLLISLILDYSCSYGIKRWLFKALKLLSPDWFKNLHKFLRTSYLGSFFKSMEKVKKMVLLMVVVKVRL comes from the exons atgaatttaattctatttattataattgtcgcgtttttccttttaacttttatttGCCAATTTTATGATGATTTcgtaagaaaatattttaaaaataaatttgtgtTATTCATGAATTTT GAAGAAATTATCGATTATTGGAAAAGTGTTCGCAGAATAAACTTTCTAAAAAGTGTAAGATTAATGCAACAGTTACCAAATAATGGAATACGAGAGAAAAATGATACATCTTATTACGAAATGGGCGTCGCAAGACAAATGAAACTGTCAAATAGAGCTTTATCAAAAGATgaagtaaataataaacagtctatgaaaaataaaacttgtatatttgaaacaaaaaaatattcccatttagaaaaaaaaatattcaaagagcTGGATTATATGGATTTTCTTAAAAGGAACAGGACAATTAGTGATAAggtttacaaaaaaataatacttaaaaaatacggATTACGACATGCTTTACCTCTATTAATATTCgtattgttattaatatcaCTTATATTGGATTATTCTTGTTCTTACGGAATTAAAAGATGGTTGTTTAAGGCATTGAAACTCTTATCACCTGATTGGTTCAAGAACTTACATAAATTTCTGAGAACTTCTTATTTAGGTAGTTTCTTCAAGTCTatggaaaaagtaaaaaaaatggtacTTCTAATGGTGGTGGTAAAAGTAAGACTGTGA
- the PmUG01_03035500 gene encoding fam-m protein, which yields MEQNIKSILFIKITLFILLNWLCYFNNVVCTFTTSINYNCNVGTKLASRARRLLAKYKQNKNSYITGLNENISRNDGVYEKKNMYNKKKRNVEEKKQYNRSLLNKGQYYTEIVDYNNGMFDGKHFHFEKKLIKKIDYDNFLERKRRINDILLKKIKFKNYRNIVAIFFIFSLFAVAIDIIPRLRPLHKAFKSSNEGDILKYIYDFVNEWGDSVNKYIYITLYCVLMLILIIILVMGICKILRNNEKYNKIKLMVQ from the exons atggaacaaaatattaagtcaatcttatttattaaaattactctgtttatacttttaaactggttatgttattttaacaATGTTGTg tgtaCTTTCACTACATCTATAAATTACAATTGTAACGTTGGTACAAAATTAGCTTCAAGAGCTCGTAGAttactagcaaaatataagcaGAATAAGAATTCCTATATAACAGGGTTAAATGAGAATATATCACGCAATGATGgagtatatgaaaaaaaaaacatgtataataaaaaaaaaaggaacgtGGAAGAAAAGAAGCAATATAATAGatctttattaaataaggGGCAATACTATACAGAAATTGTcgattataataatggaatgtttgatggaaaacatttccattttgaaaaaaaattgattaaaaaaatagattatgataattttcttgaaagaaaaaggagaattaatgatatacttttaaaaaaaataaaatttaaaaattacagaaatatagttgctatatttttcattttttccttgttTGCAGTAGCAATAGACATAATACCAAGATTAAGGCCTTTGCATAAAGCTTTTAAATCCAGTAATGAGGGtgatatattgaaatatatatatgattttgtAAATGAATGGGGAGATtcagtaaataaatatatttatattacattatattgtGTACTTATGCTTATATTGATTATAATACTTGTAATGGGAATTTGCAAGAtcttaagaaataatgaaaaatataataaaattaaattgatGGTCCAGTAA